CGGCCGCTCTTCAAATAAAACCTTTTCCAGATTTGCATTCGCGGCCAATCCGTCCTGCAAATCTTTAAAACCTTTTCGCAGACGCCGGATTTGACTTAATTCGGCAAAATTTGTAAGTATCAGCTCTTTATTTCGTGTGGGCAGCCATTGTTCTGACCGCGCTTTTTTTTGAAATCGCTGATTCAGTTCCACAATAATCACTTTCTGTGCTTTTTGTACATCGACAATTTGGCCAATTTCAGCAGACAGTTCACTCATCTTCACACTGAAGCCGCGCAGCTGCTGCCAGTTCTTTGTCTGGAGATCTTTACAGTGCAGGCGAAGTTTTGTGAAGTCACTTGTGAAACTCGCTTGTGTAAACGAACAGCTGATATCCGCCACATCTGCATTCTTTTCTGCTATTTGCAGATAGCCTTCCCAGCTTTCGATTCGCTTTTTTACATATTCAGAACGTTCTTCCGCAACCGGTAATTCACGCAGCTTCGTATAAAACTCGATGGGCAATGCAACCCCGGCCCGATTCAGCCGGAACTTCACTGCCATTTGGAGCCGCCGATTCGTCTGTACAGGTTCTCTCGCTCCCCTGACATGAAAACCGGTGGCAACCAGACCATCCGGTTTCAGCACACATTCCATCACGGCAACGCGCTGCTGCACTTCTTTAGCGAATTTTATATTAGTCTGCGGATCAAAAAACATCGCATAGGATTGATTTCCCATGCGGTTTGCGGGCTTCTTTTCAATATATACATCAAAAGCAGACTCCGAAGAAACGAAAGCCTGTTCACTCAGAAACCATTGTTCCAATCCTTTGCGGGCATTTTTCGTTATCTCAAGACTGCAAGGTATCATTTCTATCGTTTTTAATTGGTTCATCATCGTTTATTCTTTTCATGATAGGGCTGTACTTCAGCAAGATGGACCGTCATGCTTCTCCCTGTTAATTCCTTGTTCAAAGCTCTCACCTCAGTCCTCTATTATAGATCATAAGTGCATTTACCGCGAGTAAGAAAAAACATTAACAAATTATAAAATTAATTTTTAAAAAGATGTTTAGGAATAGTTTGCCGGGGTATACTAGTAATACAAGGCGAACTGAAGGAGACAGCGAGGGTAGTTTAGACGCCGGCTCCGGAGGAGATGCACAGCCTTGGCGGAAAATTTTCTTTACTGGCAAGTGGTACACTCGGTTCGGGAATCTGTTTTGTAAGGTTCCAAACAGAAAGACAGGTTTACCAGGTAATGCGAAAGAAGTTTTTTGTGTAAGTGCAAGTGAAGTGCCTGCTTTAAAGAAGTATAAGCAGTGTAAGACGCATACTGCGAGCGTACAACATCGTCAGTATGGAGTAATCGCAACATAAAATTTTCCGCATAGCAACAGAAGGACAGCCGGCAGTCGAGAGGTTTCGATTGTCGGCTGTTCTTTGTTTACTCCCCTTGAAAATTGGATTGTTTAGTCTGAATGAAACCGGGAAAACAAAGTATAAGATTCTATCAAACGATTACGAGGAGGAGTTTTTTATGAAAAAGCGAATGGCTTTGACAGCAATCGGTTTGGGAGCGGCCTACTTAATGCGCAACAAAGAAGCACGTGAAAAATTATCACGCCAATTCGATGAGTTCAATGAAACACCAATGCGTGGAGATCGTTCAAATCATAATCAAAAGCCAGAACCGAATAAAGGGTTACTCGGAAGATTTCTAGATTGATTACAAATTGACCGCAAAGGAGCAGATATTCATGAGTGAAGAAAAAAAAGTGTTTACCGAAAAAGACCGTTCAAATGCAAAAGGCGGATATATGGACAACCCGGAGAATTTGAAGACAGATAAGGAAAGTATTTATGACATGCATAAGGATATGCAGACTGTAGATGCCATTCCTTTAGAAGACGTTCGCATGGAAGAGGAAGAAGAGCGGCACCACCGTAAAACAAAAGACCGTTCCTCCAGTGAAGAGAAATACGAAGGGGAATAATCCCGTTCATTACAGATTGCGGACGGTTAAATTTAAAATAGAACATAAAAAACGGCGCCTTAAAAATTAGACGCCGTTTTTTTATTTCATTTTTAATAATGCTTCTGATCCCGTCATCCCGGCCGTAATTCCAAATTCTTCGGCTTCAAGCGTTACAGATTCAAGCGGTGCTGCAAGGAGCTGTTCAATCGTCTTCACTCCTACTGCACGGCCCGCAATGATTTTACGGTCCGCCAGCACACTGTTGAGCAAACCGACATCGAGTGCACCGCACATGATATATCCTTTGTCGTTTGAAACCGTAAGCAGCGTCGTTTTCGGCAGCTTCACTGTGACTGCTTGAAATGATTCGCCATTAATCGATATCTTCTGGTGTTCAATCAAGACACCCACCCCTTTCTTTATCAGCATATGACGATTCAATAAAAATGTGCCAAGTAAAAAATCCCGTGCACTGTAAATCGCCTCACCTGCACTGCTGTCAAATATCATTTTTTATTGACAGCCTACTTAATGGGAGTATTATCCTAATTTCTAAGTTTCGCTTTAAATATCTATCATTTTTTATCCAAAACAAGAACTTAAGTCTTATGTTTTTTGAAAAAAACAGCAAAAAATTCTTGTAATCTGCTTGCAGACACTTTATTATAGAAAAATGTTGCGAAGAAGATTCGTATCAAGCAATTATAAGGAGTGTGGCCTGATGGAGAACATTACAAGAGAAGACATTTATACATTCGTGGAAGAAAACAACGTGAATTTTATCCGTCTTCAGTTTACTGACATTTTTGGCATGATTAAGAATGTAGAGATTCCAATCAGCCAGCTCGATAAAGCATTAGATAATAAAATGATGTTTGACGGATCTTCTATCGAAGGTTTTGTTCGTATTGAAGAATCGGATATGTACCTCGTGCCTGACTTGGATACGTGGATGGTATTTCCATGGCCGTCTGGCACAGGCCGTGTCGCACGCCTGATATGCGATGTGTACTTGGCAAATGGAGAGCCATTTTCAGGTGATCCGCGCGGAAACTTGAAACGCATCGTAGAAGAGATGAAAGAGCTAGGGTTCACTGATTTTAACCTGGGTCCTGAACCGGAGTTCTTCCTATTTAAATTAGATGAAAACAAACAGCCGACAATGGAACTCAATGATCATGGAGATTATTTCGATTTGGCGCCGATGGATTTAGGCGAAAACTGCCGCCGCGATATTGTGCTGGAACTTGAAGCACTAGGCTTTGAAGTGGAAGCTTCACATCATGAAGCCGCGCCTGGGCAGCATGAAATCGACTTTAAATATGCTGATGTTCTGACTGCCTGCGATCATATTCAAACGTTTAAACTGGTCGTGAAAACGATGGCACGCAAACATGGTTTGCACGCCACGTTTATGCCAAAGCCTTTATACGGTGTCAGCGGCTCCGGAATGCACTGTAACGTCTCATTGTTTAAAGACGGTGAGAATGTATTTTATGATGAAGAAGGCGAGCGTAAACTGAGCGAGACAGCCTATCAGTTTATGGCGGGCGTTCTTGCACATGTGCGGGGGTTCACCGCAATCACCAATCCGACAGTCAACTCGTATAAGCGTCTCGTTCCGGGTTACGAGGCACCCTGCTACGTTGCTTGGTCCGCACAGAACCGCAGCCCGCTTATCCGCATACCGGCCTCCCGCGGAATGAGCACACGCGTGGAAGTCCGTTCTGTCGATTCATCTGCCAATCCGTACTTGGCAATGGCCGTTATTTTACAAGCTGGACTCGATGGCATCAAAAAGAAACTGACACCTCCCGCACCCGTAGACCGCAATATTTATGAAATGAAGATGGAAGAACTTGCGGAAAACGGTATTGAAACTTTACCGACTGATTTGGATCATGCATTAATTGCGCTGTCAGATGATAAGATTATCCAAGAGGCTCTAGGTTCACACATTTATGCAAACTTCAGCGAAGCTAAGCATCAAGAGTGGGAAAGTTACCGGATTACGGTGCACCCATGGGAAATTGAACGTTATATGAAAATGTATTAAATAAAGTAATGGAACGGCTGTCTGCACAGCCGTTTTTTTATAGGCTGAAATGGGTAAGATCAGTTCTATTGTTCATTAGTCTTTATCGGTTTACTATAGGATGATAAGGAGGTTTCGGTATGGCGACAATTTGGTGTAATGCCTTATTTTATACAATGCAAAGTGAAGGACATACAATAGAAGCGTTAGTGACGAAAGACGGGAAAATTACAGCAGCCGGATCATACAATGATCTGCGTAATCTGGCAGAACATCAAGTGGATCTGCAGGGGGCTTTTGTTTATCCCGGATTCATTGATAATCATATGCATATCATCGGCCAGGGGGAAAAGCTGCTGCGGCTTGATTTATCTAAAGTTACTTCAACTGCTGACATGATGGATATGTTACTTCGTGCGGCTAAGGGGTTGTCAGAGGATGAATGGTTCATTGGCGAAGGCTGGGATGAGAATATGTTTCCCGACAGAAAAATCTTCACGCGCTATGAACTGGATATGGTTACCGAATCCCCTATGCTGCTGAAGCGTACATGCTGGCATGCAGCCGTTGTTAATTCAAGGGCATTGGAACTGGCGGGTATTACGAAGGATACGCCTGATCCTGAGGACGGCGTAATTGAGCGCGATGAGAACGGGGTGCCTACGGGCTTGTTGAAAGAAGGTGCCATGCAGCGTGTTCTTCAGATTTTGCCTGAACCGACGGAAGCTTATGTAACTAAAGCTTTGGAAACTTCCGTCGATCATCTGTTGTCTGTCGGCTTGACGGGTGCCGTTACAGATGACTTAGGTTATTACGGTCAATATCAGACACCATTACAGGCTTTCCATAACGTATTGGGCGGCAAACGGAAATTTCGTGCGTATTTATTGCGCCATTTCAGTGTGTTTTCTGAATTGATGGAGGATCAGGCAGTTTATAAAGGACCGTGGGTGGAGCCGGGAGAAATGAAGTTTTTTATAGATGGTGCTTTTGGAGGCAGTACCGCATTATTAAGCCGTCCGTATGCAGATGATCCGAGGAATTCAGGTACGGCAGTAGTAACTGACGGGGAGCTGGAGAACCTCGTGAAACTTGCCCGGCATTACGGAGAAGCTGTTGCCATCCATATGATTGGTGATCTCGCAGCGGAAAAAGCACTGGACGTCATTGAGAAGCACCCTGCACCTGCCGGCAAAAAAGACCGGTTTATCCACGTCACTTTACTGCGTGACGACCTGGTTGCACGTATGGAAAAACTGCCGATCGTTTTAGATATCCAGCCTGCTTTCGTTCCTTCTGATTTCCCATGGATTGCAGACAGGCTTGGACATGACAGGATGGACTGGGCCTATGCATGGAAAAAGCTCCTTGACAGACGTTTCATTTGCGGCGGAGGTTCAGACGCGCCGATTGAAGACCCGAATCCTCTGCTCGGAATCCATGCAGCAGTTACGAGAAGATTGCCGATTGAGCAGCACGAAGGATATTTGCCTGATGAGAAACTCAGCCGCTACGAAGCTGTGCAACTATTCACTTCAGGCGCAGCCGCCACAATTGGCAAGACAGATTCACGCGGACGCCTGGCGGTTGGATTCGATGCAGACTTCACTGTATTGGCTGAAGACATTTTTACTGTAAGTGCCGATCGGATTCCGGAAGTCGCCGTAGAGAAAACTATTGTGGCAGGCGAAATCATGTATCAGATACATTCCTGACATTTGTTTAGTACAGGCACGAAAGGGAAAACCTTTTAAAAAGGAGGTTTTCTCTTGGAGTTGTTAAAAGTGAACGGACTTCCGGTGCACTGATGGTGCCGTATGTTGGCTTGGTAACGCTGGCATTAAATTATTCCACCTGGCAATTGAATAAATAAGGATATATAAAAATGTCCCTGCCATAGAAGATGGCGGGACATTTTTATTGATAATGGTTTTGGCTGTAATTCATACGTTCCGCTGTTCGATAGGCATCGTACATTCCCCAGATCCAAACGATCGGATAGGTGATGAATCCGATTCCTACAAACATCAGCAAACCGTTAATTCCTTGTAAAATAATGAGCAAAATTCCTTTAAGAATTTGTCCATTGTAAATTTGACCGACACCAGTCCAGAAAAAACTCAGCACGGCGGCAATACCCGGATGCTTAAACATGTCATCTCCCCTTCCTGGCTGTTAGTTTTATCATACAGTATGGAGAAAGGAGTTGACAAGGTGTTTGCAGTCTAATTCTTCAGAAGCGATCTCTATCCAATTCATCCTCTTGCACGTCTGCGCCGCCTTCATGCTCACTGTGTTCCGGCAGTGTCTGACTCATTCTGAATGCAGGATCGCCGCCATTCAGCTCTTGATCTGTAATACTTAATCCATTAGCACCCAGATTTACGTCTGTGCTTTTTCCGTCTCTTCCATAGAAGTCTATGTTCTCCATATAACTGCGCCTCGCTTCACCTGAATCTACGTAAAGCAGCATGCCGCCCTGCTCAATTTCACGGTAATAGTCAGACGTATCTTCTGTCCCTAATCCCAGACTGTCGATCATACGCCGCACGTGATCTTCTCCTGAAATGAAGCCCATGAAACGGTCCCACCATGAATCATCCGCTGATTTAATCTCTGCATCTGTCCGATTTTTGACCATAGTCAGCTGATCATCATTTTTCACTACCACATAGATATCCTCTTCCGCCCATCCCTCCTTTTTCAGCTCTTCCACCCGGCTCATCAGTTCTGTTTCGTTATGGTACATGCCAATATATCTTTTCTTACCCATTTTGTATCTCCTCCTGTCACTGATCTTCCTATTGCTATATTTACCCCCAATACTATAACCAAAAACATTCCGCGTGATGTATAGAACATCCGCTGATGAGAAACCCTAATAAAAAGGAGTGATTGGATGCTGGAGTTAGATACTTCGATTGAAGGCAAATTGGCGTGTTTTGGGACATTACGGGATAAAGTCGATCAGCACGGTTACCATTTTGGAGGAGGATGGGATTATCATAAAGGCAGTTTTGATTCAATCCTCCACCGTGAAGGCGGTGAGACGATTTATTTGCGTCTGCCGTTTGAAGCATATGACGGAGAACTGGATGATTTCAACACATTCATTAGATTCAAAAAGCCCTATGTAATTAAACATGTTGTCAATACAGGGTTGGATCGAGACGCAAGTTCATTGATCAGCGGTTCGTTTAATCAATTTCAGGAACCACTTGACCGCGATGCCCAAATCCGCGATAAAAGCCGATGGGAAACGGCAGGCGAACTGGCAATAGAAGAAATTTTACAGTACTTGGAATGACAAAAGGATCTTTCTGCCCTCTATGGCAGAAGATCCTTTTTGTTAGTTACTGACACCATGAAGTTTTTCATCCATTCCATCAGCGCTCAGCACTTGTTTCGGATGCTTCTCAAAAATCGGTTCCAGTTCGCCCATCAGTTCTTCCAGCTCGGCAGCCGTGGAGAATAGTGTTTCGAAGGACTTTATCTGTCCCCCTGCTTCCACTATCAGTCTCAGGCGCTGCAACGGTTCTCTTCCTGAAAGGTCTTCGTCCGTCATAATAGGTTCTTCGCCGGCATAATCATCTTGCTGAATCCATGTCGTTCCTGTGTTCTCTGCGCTTTCAGCAAACGAAAGAAGTTCTTCTTTGTCCGTAGTACGTTTCATGGAAATCCCTCACTTTATCCGTTTTCCATAGTGTTCCCCTTTGATAATGGTTAAAACCATTATTCCCCTGCTTCGTTCGCAAAGTATAATTCTCTGTGCAGGCCGCACCCTGGGTTGAAACGGGCTTCACAAGCCGGGCATGCGTAGCCACTTTGGAAGTATTCAGTAATCGTCAGTTCATGCCCGCAGTTTCCGCAAAGCACTGCTTTTTCGTCAAATCTATTCACAGGCCATACTGCAGAATTGCCGCATCCTTTTTCTTCGTGGCACAGATGACAAGGATAATAAGTCTGGCAGCAGCAGAATTTAATTGCGATCCGGTCGGTTTCAGCAGCATAATGAATGCATCGGGTTTCGTCATCCACCAGCAATCCCCGAACTTCCGGTGTGTATCTTTTCAAATGGATCAGCTCCTCTTATTCCCATCATAAAAGCAGCGTATGAGAGATGCAATAAAATTACATGTATATAGCAGACAGGGATCTGCAGTTCCGTTTCCCGCAAAAAAAGATGCCCTGGAAGCCATGAACTGACGGCTTGCCGGACATCTTTCGTTACATTTCTTTATGTGTAAATGGACATTTTCCTGTTATAGGCACACAATCGTCTCCAATAAAAAACTGTTTCCATTCATTATGTTCGGGATCACCGAAGTGGCTGATGTCGGGATGTTTTGGCAGGTTATCCCACACTTCCACGCGTTCGCGCACTTTTTCCCGGGAATTGATGCCGCCTTTTTCTGTCCCGGTCAGCCCTTTAAATATTTTTCTCGGCTGGAATCCGATGACCATCGCATTTCCTAAATCACGGGTTTTTCTTTGTTTATAAGCCGGCGCATTACCGAATGCAAATATAGGTTCTCCGTGAAAATGAAAGTCCCATAGATAGTGATCGGGATCACGCGGAGCGTCTGCAGGCCATTCCATGGAATCTTCCTCGTGTACATACTGAAGAATATCCCAGAATTGCTTTCGGTAGTCTTCAATGGAACCTTCTTTTTCAAAAGGTTCTACAAACACAAACAAACCGTGCCGTTTATGTTTGGGA
The Sporosarcina sp. P33 genome window above contains:
- a CDS encoding general stress protein, yielding MGKKRYIGMYHNETELMSRVEELKKEGWAEEDIYVVVKNDDQLTMVKNRTDAEIKSADDSWWDRFMGFISGEDHVRRMIDSLGLGTEDTSDYYREIEQGGMLLYVDSGEARRSYMENIDFYGRDGKSTDVNLGANGLSITDQELNGGDPAFRMSQTLPEHSEHEGGADVQEDELDRDRF
- a CDS encoding YunC family protein, with translation MLIKKGVGVLIEHQKISINGESFQAVTVKLPKTTLLTVSNDKGYIMCGALDVGLLNSVLADRKIIAGRAVGVKTIEQLLAAPLESVTLEAEEFGITAGMTGSEALLKMK
- a CDS encoding YugN family protein; translation: MLELDTSIEGKLACFGTLRDKVDQHGYHFGGGWDYHKGSFDSILHREGGETIYLRLPFEAYDGELDDFNTFIRFKKPYVIKHVVNTGLDRDASSLISGSFNQFQEPLDRDAQIRDKSRWETAGELAIEEILQYLE
- a CDS encoding CHY zinc finger protein yields the protein MKRYTPEVRGLLVDDETRCIHYAAETDRIAIKFCCCQTYYPCHLCHEEKGCGNSAVWPVNRFDEKAVLCGNCGHELTITEYFQSGYACPACEARFNPGCGLHRELYFANEAGE
- a CDS encoding YqcI/YcgG family protein, translated to MIQTSNALLTKEDFQERKDLPDWLRREYQTFRDIVTDKTFPCYFGMAGENKGELRYAYISQDDWSNLPQALESFLTLFENPKHKRHGLFVFVEPFEKEGSIEDYRKQFWDILQYVHEEDSMEWPADAPRDPDHYLWDFHFHGEPIFAFGNAPAYKQRKTRDLGNAMVIGFQPRKIFKGLTGTEKGGINSREKVRERVEVWDNLPKHPDISHFGDPEHNEWKQFFIGDDCVPITGKCPFTHKEM
- the glnA gene encoding type I glutamate--ammonia ligase translates to MENITREDIYTFVEENNVNFIRLQFTDIFGMIKNVEIPISQLDKALDNKMMFDGSSIEGFVRIEESDMYLVPDLDTWMVFPWPSGTGRVARLICDVYLANGEPFSGDPRGNLKRIVEEMKELGFTDFNLGPEPEFFLFKLDENKQPTMELNDHGDYFDLAPMDLGENCRRDIVLELEALGFEVEASHHEAAPGQHEIDFKYADVLTACDHIQTFKLVVKTMARKHGLHATFMPKPLYGVSGSGMHCNVSLFKDGENVFYDEEGERKLSETAYQFMAGVLAHVRGFTAITNPTVNSYKRLVPGYEAPCYVAWSAQNRSPLIRIPASRGMSTRVEVRSVDSSANPYLAMAVILQAGLDGIKKKLTPPAPVDRNIYEMKMEELAENGIETLPTDLDHALIALSDDKIIQEALGSHIYANFSEAKHQEWESYRITVHPWEIERYMKMY
- a CDS encoding amidohydrolase — translated: MATIWCNALFYTMQSEGHTIEALVTKDGKITAAGSYNDLRNLAEHQVDLQGAFVYPGFIDNHMHIIGQGEKLLRLDLSKVTSTADMMDMLLRAAKGLSEDEWFIGEGWDENMFPDRKIFTRYELDMVTESPMLLKRTCWHAAVVNSRALELAGITKDTPDPEDGVIERDENGVPTGLLKEGAMQRVLQILPEPTEAYVTKALETSVDHLLSVGLTGAVTDDLGYYGQYQTPLQAFHNVLGGKRKFRAYLLRHFSVFSELMEDQAVYKGPWVEPGEMKFFIDGAFGGSTALLSRPYADDPRNSGTAVVTDGELENLVKLARHYGEAVAIHMIGDLAAEKALDVIEKHPAPAGKKDRFIHVTLLRDDLVARMEKLPIVLDIQPAFVPSDFPWIADRLGHDRMDWAYAWKKLLDRRFICGGGSDAPIEDPNPLLGIHAAVTRRLPIEQHEGYLPDEKLSRYEAVQLFTSGAAATIGKTDSRGRLAVGFDADFTVLAEDIFTVSADRIPEVAVEKTIVAGEIMYQIHS